The proteins below come from a single candidate division WOR-3 bacterium genomic window:
- a CDS encoding glutamate mutase L, with protein MIAKEKITRILATDCGSTTTKAILIEKQLNGEYRLKTRGEAPTTVEAPFEDVTRGVLNAIREVEELSGCVILDGEKIIKPKRKEKEGVDIYISTSSAGGGLQMMVAGVVLTMTAESAARAALGAGAIVMDVIASNDGRLPHEKIERIRNLRPDMILLSGGVDGGTVSHVVELAELIRAADPKPRFGTGYNLPVIYAGNKDARELILKTLKDKTELVIVENIRPVLERENLMPARHRIHDLFMEHVMAHAPGYKKLMEWTDIPIMPTPGAVGLLIENLGKQNNIDVLGVDIGGATTDVFSVFSGIFNRTVSANLGMSYSISNVLAEAGEANIMRWIPFEISVAEVRNRIRNKMIRPTTIPATLEELKIEHAIAREALRLALEQHKSMAVGLKGIQQERTISDAFAQKMTGETLVNMMNLNLIVGSGGILSHAPRRVQSALMMIDAFLPEGITRLAVDSIFMMPHLGVLTTVHPEAAYEVFEKDCLVKLGTCIAPVGEGKPGSKCVTVKFTHPEQGELEIGVNYGDICLIPLDRPVPKAIVRPAKGFDVGAGKGKDLVTQLEGGVVGLIIDCRGRQPFNIPETTQARIEFLQKTIRALNAYPT; from the coding sequence ACAACTGTTGAAGCACCCTTTGAAGACGTGACTCGTGGGGTACTCAACGCAATTCGTGAAGTGGAGGAACTTTCCGGATGCGTAATTTTGGATGGGGAGAAAATTATTAAGCCTAAACGGAAGGAAAAAGAAGGTGTTGACATATACATATCAACATCTTCCGCCGGTGGCGGCCTACAAATGATGGTTGCGGGCGTCGTACTAACTATGACTGCCGAAAGTGCTGCGCGAGCAGCATTAGGTGCTGGGGCAATTGTTATGGATGTGATTGCTTCTAACGACGGGCGATTACCCCATGAAAAAATCGAGCGAATTAGAAATCTAAGGCCAGATATGATACTACTTTCCGGTGGGGTAGATGGGGGGACGGTGTCCCATGTGGTTGAGTTGGCCGAGCTAATTCGAGCCGCTGATCCGAAACCACGATTTGGAACTGGTTATAATCTACCGGTGATTTATGCCGGTAATAAGGACGCTCGGGAATTAATTTTGAAGACTTTAAAGGATAAAACCGAACTGGTAATTGTAGAAAACATTCGTCCGGTACTAGAGCGAGAGAATTTAATGCCCGCTCGTCATAGAATCCATGATCTTTTTATGGAACACGTAATGGCACATGCCCCGGGGTATAAAAAATTAATGGAATGGACTGATATTCCAATTATGCCAACGCCGGGTGCGGTCGGTTTACTGATTGAGAATCTAGGGAAACAAAATAATATAGATGTTTTAGGTGTTGACATTGGTGGTGCCACAACAGATGTTTTTTCGGTCTTTTCGGGGATTTTTAATCGGACAGTCAGTGCTAATTTAGGTATGTCATACAGTATTTCCAATGTTCTAGCTGAAGCTGGAGAGGCGAACATAATGCGATGGATTCCTTTCGAGATATCGGTTGCCGAGGTTCGAAATCGTATTCGTAACAAAATGATTAGACCAACCACGATTCCGGCTACTTTAGAAGAATTAAAGATTGAGCACGCAATTGCTCGAGAAGCATTACGTTTGGCATTAGAACAGCATAAGTCGATGGCCGTAGGGCTCAAAGGTATCCAACAGGAACGAACAATTTCCGATGCCTTTGCGCAAAAGATGACTGGTGAGACCCTTGTTAACATGATGAATTTGAATCTGATTGTAGGTTCTGGAGGAATCCTTTCCCATGCACCCAGAAGAGTACAATCAGCTTTAATGATGATCGATGCTTTTTTACCCGAAGGTATTACCCGCCTTGCAGTTGATAGTATTTTTATGATGCCTCATTTGGGTGTTTTAACTACAGTGCACCCTGAAGCAGCTTATGAGGTGTTCGAAAAAGACTGTTTAGTTAAACTGGGTACGTGTATTGCACCGGTCGGCGAAGGTAAACCTGGTAGTAAATGTGTAACAGTAAAGTTTACTCATCCGGAACAAGGAGAGTTGGAAATTGGCGTAAATTACGGTGATATTTGTTTAATTCCATTAGATCGTCCAGTTCCTAAAGCTATTGTGCGACCAGCAAAAGGATTCGATGTTGGTGCGGGAAAAGGGAAAGACCTTGTTACCCAATTGGAAGGAGGTGTGGTAGGATTAATTATCGATTGTCGGGGACGACAACCATTTAATATTCCAGAAACAACTCAAGCCCGCATTGAATTTCTACAAAAAACAATTAGAGCGCTTAATGCTTATCCAACGTGA